The following coding sequences are from one Venturia canescens isolate UGA chromosome 5, ASM1945775v1, whole genome shotgun sequence window:
- the LOC122410798 gene encoding carboxypeptidase N subunit 2-like, protein MAPRQSEYTALPIAIAFLNLLAITSVTSSGLCPSRCHCEDEHLRASCKYAGLDVVPIQLNPEIRHLDLSGNRVASLHLTFGFYDNLESLNLSSNLIHKLGSENFVLQQRLTSLNLSNNAIRTLTKNALKGLTSLRELDLSNNNITDIDELAFRETSELKFLNLSGNSITSLPDGLLRNLHGIETLVLRRNSLLEMPSQNLALATSLEHLDLADNLIQEIDGNSLPTLRSLKTLNLANNVIRNIGDDAFANLPALSHLDLQGNNLTTVPTESLARLSVLASLVLGRNPLEVIETLAFRNLYELKSLDLQRCMIGKIEPRAFADNVNLERINLDGNHELAELPGRILYNARYLKYVSLRGCGLASLQPTDFPIDALSVLRVGGNPFVCNCSVHWLWNVINAEKLRNETRLELDAKEIVCADEEYSGKALSSLSESSLRCRLSPLYLSLTAIGCLVATATILALIAYVTRAKRRKRPAYAPPNRPELLVYVGRGHDEPDKNPESYSRRLIARNEEVLYDLPRAKPPLESSPQHRFDTSLPEPTSFYQTSRYPSVNTHRETYETCTPARNTPDERYDQQRRNNEDVGVYAVADVTSLREAPPEVLSLYRIQSPKPSTRSRIIQQQQQTRLPRTNGDYDYEYDYDYEYERTTIPEKPHVVFV, encoded by the coding sequence ATGGCACCGAGGCAATCGGAGTACACGGCACTGCCGATAGCGATAGCATTCCTCAATCTTTTGGCAATAACGAGCGTGACGTCGAGCGGTTTGTGTCCATCGCGCTGTCATTGCGAGGACGAACATCTGCGTGCCTCGTGCAAATACGCCGGTCTCGATGTCGTCCCGATACAATTGAATCCGGAAATTCGTCATCTCGATTTATCGGGAAATCGAGTGGCGAGTCTACACCTGACGTTTGGTTTTTACGACAATCTCGAGAGTCTGAATTTGAGCTCGAATTTGATACACAAGCTTGGCAGTGAAAATTTCGTTCTCCAGCAGCGCTTGACGAGCTTGAATTTGAGCAACAACGCGATAAGAACATTGACGAAAAATGCGTTGAAGGGTCTGACGTCGCTGCGCGAGCTCGATCTAAGCAACAACAACATAACCGACATCGACGAGTTGGCGTTCCGGGAAACAAGCGAAttgaaatttctaaatttaagCGGAAATTCGATAACGAGTTTGCCGGATGGTTTACTAAGGAATCTTCACGGTATAGAAACACTCGTATTACGAAGAAATTCTTTACTCGAAATGCCATCTCAGAATCTTGCGTTAGCAACGAGCTTGGAGCACCTCGATCTTGCGGATAATCTTATACAAGAGATCGACGGGAATTCATTGCCGACTCTGCGTTCTCTCAAAACCCTGAATCTCGCCAACAACGTAATAAGAAACATCGGGGATGACGCTTTTGCGAATCTTCCGGCCCTCTCGCATCTCGATCTTCAGGgcaacaatttaacaacggtACCGACCGAATCATTGGCAAGATTGAGTGTACTGGCGAGTCTTGTGCTCGGACGAAATCCGCTCGAGGTTATCGAGACATTGGCTTTCCGCAATTTGTACGAGCTCAAGAGCCTCGATCTGCAGAGATGTATGATCGGAAAAATAGAGCCACGCGCCTTTGCCGACAACGTAAATCTCGAGCGCATCAATCTCGACGGTAATCACGAACTCGCCGAATTACCAGGACGGATACTTTACAACGCGCGTTATTTGAAGTACGTATCTTTGCGCGGATGCGGCCTCGCCAGTTTGCAACCAACAGATTTTCCGATCGACGCTTTGTCCGTTTTACGCGTCGGCGGTAATCCGTTCGTTTGTAATTGTTCGGTTCACTGGTTATGGAATGTCATCAACGCCGAAAAGTTGAGAAACGAGACGAGGCTCGAATTGGACGCGAAAGAGATTGTGTGCGCCGACGAGGAATATTCGGGCAAAGCTCTCTCCTCTCTGTCCGAAAGTTCACTCCGATGTCGGTTGAGTCCGTTGTACTTGTCACTTACAGCGATCGGTTGTCTCGTCGCGACCGCGACGATACTCGCTCTCATAGCTTATGTGACGCGAGccaaaaggagaaagaggccCGCTTACGCACCACCGAACAGACCCGAATTGTTAGTCTACGTTGGTCGTGGCCACGACGAGCCTGACAAAAACCCCGAGTCGTACAGTAGACGTTTGATAGCCAGAAACGAGGAAGTGCTGTACGATCTGCCTCGTGCCAAACCCCCCCTCGAATCTTCGCCGCAGCATCGTTTCGACACTTCTCTACCGGAACCAACGAGTTTCTACCAAACCTCGAGATATCCCAGTGTCAATACTCATCGTGAAACTTACGAAACTTGTACACCGGCAAGGAACACGCCGGATGAACGTTACGATCAGCAGCGTAGAAACAACGAGGATGTTGGTGTTTACGCTGTTGCCGATGTAACCTCCCTCAGAGAAGCTCCACCGGAAGTACTTTCACTCTACAGAATTCAAAGCCCAAAACCATCAACTAGATCGAGAATTattcaacaacaacaacaaactAGATTACCAAGGACAAACGGTGATTACGATTACGAGTACGACTACGACTACGAATACGAGAGAACCACCATACCGGAAAAACCGCACGTCGTATTTGTTTGA
- the LOC122410878 gene encoding uncharacterized protein — MKFAQIVVVFVVILVAMGHEISRPKNRLTKAFDEEKKITNYVETRKHKLYHDLFLFMGGLQSLVTFVVIKIKIVLVVVTLIGFIALSFKLLGLLKYTGYFYKNDYPSIGPPEYSSYPGPPLTGYASSHHEHEVYSNDWAPHPESYSRSRRNLKKFGVTRRNSTKFENEDCITYYKKCVGPNATYMNHGRKTRDLRRQSPTNYL; from the exons atgaaGTTTGCCCAAATCGTGGTGGTTTTCGTTGTAATTTTGGTCGCGATGGGTCACGAAATATCTCGACctaaaaatcgactgacaaaGGCTtttgacgaggaaaaaaagatcACAAACTACGTTGAGACGCGAAAACACAAGCTCTATCACGATCTGTTTCTCT TTATGGGAGGACTGCAGAGTTTGGTTACGTTCGTGGTGATAAAGATCAAGATTGTGTTGGTAGTTGTGACTTTGATCGGTTTTATCGCActctcattcaaattgcttgGTCTGCTGAAGTACACGGGTTATTTTTACAAGAATGATTACCCATCGATTGGTCCGCCGGAATATTCGAGTTACCCTGGTCCACCGTTAACAGGATATGCTTCGTCGCATCACGAGCACGAAGTTTACAGCAATGATTGGGCTCCGCATCCGGAATCGTATTCTAGATCAAGAAGAAATCTGAAGAA GTTTGGCGTTACAAGacgaaattcaacaaaatttgagaatGAAGACTGCATTACTTATTACAAAAAGTGTGTTGGACCAAACGCAACATACATGAATCATGGAAGAAAGACACGAGATTTGAGGAGACAGAGTCCAACAAATTATTTATGA
- the holn1 gene encoding CD2 antigen cytoplasmic tail-binding protein 2 homolog gives MSKRKLDEYLETPSNPTYYKVPPNKSTTVQNSLDSDEEDAEVNEDRYNVMNEEEFEGIDDEPLTAETSAGFTAFNMKEELEEGHFDKEGHYLWNKEKEIRDNWLDNINWVQIKPRAEGEKSSVKDNESKGLADSDSEDDDDILFDPTPLYKQILEYLETGETVSKALCRLGKGKKRMTTAERWKKKKELAKKQGAENEGGSQKDADPKKPEDGKNATVSDESSDKIVKLTELANELLTRTGNMDIYQESYDSIKKKVEKCDKQEAELDMYADDFDTKEKAKFTENNLTSGEKTMETEESNRKDQSDDESVTWELKWSQNDDAEINGPHTTEQMQAWSKEGYFKSGAWVRRTGQQGQFYSAARVDFELYL, from the exons ATGTCTaaacgtaaattagatgagtATTTGGAAACTCCTTCGAATCCTACGTATTATAAAGTTCCACCCAATAAATCCACGACTGTGCAAAATTCTCTTGACTCCGATGAGGAAGATGCTGAAGTGAACGAAGACCGATACAATGTTATGAACGAAGAGGAATTCGAGG GTATCGACGATGAACCCTTGACCGCTGAAACCAGTGCAGGATTCACTGCATTCAATATGAAAGAGGAACTTGAAGAAGGTCATTTTGATAAAGAAGGACATTATCTTTGgaacaaggaaaaagaaaTCCGAGATAATTGGTTAGATAATATAAATTGGGTTCAG ATTAAACCCAGAGccgaaggagaaaaatcaagtGTCAAAGACAATGAATCTAAAGGTTTAGCAGACAGTGACAGTGAAGATGATGACGATATCCTTTTTGATCCCACCCCTCTTTATAAGCAAATTCTCGAATACTTAGAGACAGGGGAAACAGTATCAAAAGCTTTGTGTAGGCTCGGCAAGGGTAAAAAGAGAATGACAACAGcggaaagatggaaaaaaaagaaagaactgGCGAAAAAGCAAGGAGCCGAAAACGAAGGGGGTTCTCAAAAAGACGCAGATCCCAAAAAACCAGAGgatggaaaaaatgcaactgtTAGCGACGAAAGTTCAGACAAAATAGTCAAATTGACTGAGCTTGCTAACGAACTACTGACACGCACTGGAAATATGGACATTTACCAGGAGAGTTATGATTCCATCAAGAAAAAG GTCGAAAAATGTGACAAACAAGAAGCCGAGTTGGATATGTATGCAGATGATTTCGATACGAAAGAGAAGGCCAAATTCACAGAGAACAATTTGACGAGTGGAGAGAAAACAATGGAAACAGAAGAATCGAATCGAAAAGACCAATCGGATGATGAGAGTGTGACGTGGGAATTGAAATGGTCACAGAACGACGATGCTGAGATAAACGGTCCTCATACAACGGAACAGATGCAGGCATGGTCAAAAGAAGGATACTTCAAAAGCGGCGCATGGGTTCGACGAACCGGCCAGCAGGGACAGTTTTACAGTGCTGCGAGGGTTGATTTTGAGTTGTATTTGTAA
- the LOC122410797 gene encoding solute carrier family 66 member 2 isoform X2, with translation MNFTYEEVTITDVIGWIAVAVMVVGGVVPYIPQYREIRQKEDTDGFSLYVCLALLIANTLRIIFWFGKFYEIPLLLQSILMNLTMLLMVKLCVDIRNKNQIIKSKRRVFTDFQSYLEFLLLFGVLSGILMYIFSNNVIFVEGVGMMAALTEAMLGVPQFLWNLRNKSTKGMSLAMVMMWMVGDTFKTCYFIQRQAPLQFRICGALQVIIDVLILVQVYIYRKNPPPVLTLARTD, from the exons atgaatttcacgtacGAAGAAGTTACCATAACGGATGTCATAGGATGGATCGCTGTTGCGGTTATGGTTGTTGGTGGTGTTGTGCCATATATCCCTCAATATAGAGAAATTAGACAAAAAGAGGATACTGACGGATTTTCACTCTACGTTTGCTTAGCTCTTCTTATTGCTAATACACTTCGTATTATATTCTG gtttggaaaattttatgaGATACCTCTTCTTTTACAAAGcattttgatgaatttaaCTATGCTCTTGATGGTTAAATTGTGCGTGGACATACGcaacaaaaatcaaataataaaatcaaaacgacGCGTGTTTACAG ACTTTCAATCATATCTGGAATTCCTCCTACTATTTGGTGTACTGAGTGGAATACTCATGTACATTTTCTCGAATAATGTGATATTCGTTGAAGGAGTTGGCATGATGGCTGCATTGACCGAAGCAATGTTAGGTGTGCCTCAATTTTTGTGGAATTTACGAAATAAATCTACCAAAGGAATGAG tcTAGCCATGGTTATGATGTGGATGGTTGGAGATACATTCAAAACCTGTTATTTTATACAAAGACAAGCTCCTCTTCAATTCCGAATATGTGGAGCTCTACAAGTCATCATTGATGTCTTGATACTTGTACAAGTCTATATTTATCGTAAAAACCCTCCGCCAGTGCTGACACTGGCACGAACAGACTAA
- the LOC122410797 gene encoding solute carrier family 66 member 2 isoform X1 has translation MNFTYEEVTITDVIGWIAVAVMVVGGVVPYIPQYREIRQKEDTDGFSLYVCLALLIANTLRIIFWFGKFYEIPLLLQSILMNLTMLLMVKLCVDIRNKNQIIKSKRRVFTDLDTKYFWKWTDFQSYLEFLLLFGVLSGILMYIFSNNVIFVEGVGMMAALTEAMLGVPQFLWNLRNKSTKGMSLAMVMMWMVGDTFKTCYFIQRQAPLQFRICGALQVIIDVLILVQVYIYRKNPPPVLTLARTD, from the exons atgaatttcacgtacGAAGAAGTTACCATAACGGATGTCATAGGATGGATCGCTGTTGCGGTTATGGTTGTTGGTGGTGTTGTGCCATATATCCCTCAATATAGAGAAATTAGACAAAAAGAGGATACTGACGGATTTTCACTCTACGTTTGCTTAGCTCTTCTTATTGCTAATACACTTCGTATTATATTCTG gtttggaaaattttatgaGATACCTCTTCTTTTACAAAGcattttgatgaatttaaCTATGCTCTTGATGGTTAAATTGTGCGTGGACATACGcaacaaaaatcaaataataaaatcaaaacgacGCGTGTTTACAG ATTTGGACACTAAATACTTTTGGAAATGGACAGACTTTCAATCATATCTGGAATTCCTCCTACTATTTGGTGTACTGAGTGGAATACTCATGTACATTTTCTCGAATAATGTGATATTCGTTGAAGGAGTTGGCATGATGGCTGCATTGACCGAAGCAATGTTAGGTGTGCCTCAATTTTTGTGGAATTTACGAAATAAATCTACCAAAGGAATGAG tcTAGCCATGGTTATGATGTGGATGGTTGGAGATACATTCAAAACCTGTTATTTTATACAAAGACAAGCTCCTCTTCAATTCCGAATATGTGGAGCTCTACAAGTCATCATTGATGTCTTGATACTTGTACAAGTCTATATTTATCGTAAAAACCCTCCGCCAGTGCTGACACTGGCACGAACAGACTAA